From the Bacillus rossius redtenbacheri isolate Brsri chromosome 12, Brsri_v3, whole genome shotgun sequence genome, the window CAATTATTACACTTCAAAGGGATACACACACACTGCTGTCAACCCTTACCAGCACGTGGTTTAAACAACAACTTGCGCAGATGCAGTGATGTTGTGCTCTGAAGACGTAATGGAGTATTGGTCTTGAGGGCCTAGCACATGTTCAAAAAGATGTCTTCTCGAGCCTTAACACTTCCTTTATTACTGCCTTTATTCCAGCCTCATTTCCATCAAACTTCTATTTTTCACCCTTTGCATTTAACTTTCATCCTTATTTTATAATTCATGTTTTTGATGATCTATTGCTTTCCTTTTTATCTGAAACATAGTTCCTTTGCTTTTAAACATACATAGTTAAGCTGTAAATGAACATTGCTTTGATGCTCAAAGAAGGTTGTGTAATGAGCAGAGTACTTTAGGATGAGTAGTCTTTGATGAGCTCATTTATGAATTGActactgtatttttaaaataaatacgaaacaactatgattttttctttttgtttcagaAACTCCTGATCAACCTCAAGTTCCCTTCGAATTGGAGGTTAGTGGAAAAAGGCCATTCCTGCGAGTCTAGTCGGATGACTGCGAGGACTCATAGATACAGTGTTAAACTGGACACGAGGAACATCTGTCAGCCCTGTTCACGTGCACTCTGTGACGCAGGTACTCGCAGAAGAGATGGTTGCGACTCCACGGAGGATTCAGACGGTGCCGGAGGCCCACCCTTTGGCCGACGACGAGGTGCGAGGGCTGCTGGCGGAGGAGCGGGAACCTCCAGCCAGGGAGGGAGAGCAGGCAGGCGTGGGCGTGGCCCGGACTCCAGAGCCCTCGCCGCCTCGGGTCGAGGCTCCACCGCCCAGGCACGCGAGGTGACTATCATCCGTCTCTCAGGCCATTCCATGGCCTCGGTACGGCATTGTAACGTCTAGAAGCAAAATCAAGATGGTTGAACTGGGGTCCTTCCAATTCAAAGCTCTTCTTACTGCTCATGTTTGTACTGACTTTTTGGGCGTCCATATTTTAATGCGAGAAGAACAAATAATAATCAGAACACCCTAGTAAGGCCCATTTTTTAtactacgcaaggaacgcaagacataaaaacttaaataagtaTGTTTTATATTCCCCATTAATTATTTAGGAAAAATGCAAAAATGCAATTCAGGCATTGATTTACTTACAACATTGTGCGTTTCCACCTTCTATATCCAAATTGAAGTGTTTGGAAAAAATTTATGAAAGCTGCAAACGTTATTAGTATAGAAGGCTATAATTTCATGCTTTTAAAGCAAATACTTAAAAATGTGATTGTTTcgtgaaaaaacatttttcatgaaTAAACGCCAGAAGAAGAAATAATTTTCTACAAATTTACATTTTAGAATGGTACGTAGGTTAGAGTAATCTTGCAACTTGCATATTTTATAAACAACCATAGTTTTCTTGCATTTGTTTTGTATTACATTCCTGGGCTCTTGTGTTTCTTGCAATGCTGTAAGGAATAATGTTAATGATTTTTTCTAGTGATTTGATCTTAAGATTTTCCTATTTCTTTATATTAGGTATAGGTTCTAGCTTGTCCATCGAATTGTGTCAAGCTCCCTTTTTGAACTCAAAGCGAAGGAATCTTTGAGAAAATGTGAAACCCCTCCTCCCTCTGTGGGGGCGTGGCAGACACACACCCAGCTAGGAATATACTCTGGGCCTAGCTAAGTGCAGTGCATTTGCAATTAGCAGAAACAAAATAGCAAAACTCACAGGACACAAAACTAACAAACTGTGTAGGGACAGGTTACCTAAATACCAGTAAAAAAATACTGCGTGCATCAAAATAAGTAAACGAAAGATTTATTACTGCTGCTGACAACTATACTGATATTACACTAAATGGGAACACACCTGTTAACATTCCTTTTTCTATTAACTTGcaccaaaaacaaaaatatgactTAAGCCAACATAATAAAGGAAATACCAATAGTAATAACAAACTTATTCATAGTTGACAAAAATATCTAAATTGCCTACAAAATAAATAGTCCGCCAAAGTCCTATCACAGTTTTTCCAAGTATGGGCAGATAGCAGTTGACAAATACTTTGATTATATTCCGTCCGCAGCGACACAGTTAAACAGGTGCGCAGAAGGTGGTAAATGCGGCACTTTCATAAGTGTACACCGTGCAACCCAAGTTTTTATTGTGGTGTAAAATACCAGTCAGGTCCACTTTCCACACCATTAACCATGCTGTTCAATGGCTTTGTGCGACCACCACACAAACTAACTGACGACCAACAAATTCCCGAAGTCCACATGCAGTAACTTCCTCAAACCTTTAAGTCTATGAACATGCAAGTTTGTTGAGCGCAGTATGTATCTCACAGTCGGTCAAATCTCGGGGTCAGTGCATACGATGAAAACGTAATTGTATTACGGTGCTCAAACAAACTGAACCAAGTTTAATACATCAAACAATTTAAAACAGTTCGGCAGCAATCCCGAAATCTTTCAATATTCCGGCCATTTCCGAATGCTACTCGAACTTAGAGCACACACAGCCTGCTACCCTAGTAGCAAAAGTTATTCCACAGAGTTAGTCGCAGTTAATGCACCTATGGTAGCAAGACGGGCGCGATGGAACGGACTTCATTTACAAAGTTCTGGAAGCCGCAGCACCGCCCTCTGCTGGCAACGGCGATGCCCCGGCCTGGGCTGCCTCGCTCCACACTCCACACGCCCCCACTGCTCTCTGGTCGAGCCCGGGCCGGCAGCAAAGGGGTCCGTGGCACTCGCTAGCTGCCAAGCCAAACTATAACTAACTAAccactttaaaataatattcaaccgAGGCAAGCACTCCTCAAATTTTAAGTTTATCAGGGTTGCTACGCACAGGAAAAACCTAGAAATGTCGGGGAATTCCATGTACCCGGGAAAAGTCATGGTATAGTCagggaaatcaaaaatatttctggaagTATACTATACTACATACTTATGAAACAACACCTTTTTTCCCACGCTGTTAATATATAGATTTTTCAATGTGTttaagaaaacatgtttgttttctcCTATAATTTTTAACTCTGTCATGTCAATAGGCCTTATCGCGTGTCCTGCAATTTGGACTAATCAATCTCACTGATCTTGCTGGGATGTACATTGAGACCAATACTTCGGCGATTTTGACTGATTGATGCAAGCACTATAAGGAAAAATTCTTATAACTTCCTTGGCGCTCATTGATTATAGCCTAGCTATAatcagtagagtcccggaaaatttTCAAATGCGAAATAACCGTGATAAAATGCGAAATGACTCAATAAATGCGATAAAATGCTAAATAAGAGTTTTTCTGCGATAAATGCTAATACAGTGGAACCTCATAATTacggatactacgagaccttcgaagttacgacagttttgtaatgcaccgtcGATTGGACTACGTAAATCATGCTAAATTAAAATGGCtagagtgatttaaatggcatcttcaaacaaggaaaaacgCCTGctgttggggggaaaaaaaaacattcacgtaGTATTAACACGGACTGATAAGCGCCTTTGTGTGTGTTGCTGGGTCTGAGGGTGTGTGCGTGCATGCGTGTGTCTGTGACTTCCTCCCCCTCTACAAATGAACAAAGAAGATGGCAGATGCCCTTCCCTTCCCCTCCTCTTTTCAACCCCCCCGGTGTTTTCCTTTCTTCTCACCACTTACCTCCCCTCCATGAACAAGCTAGGTGACGGTgacagcttcttttttttttttttttttttcgctgcatCTCGGAGCACGGTCATGAGTGTGACCATTTCATTCGCGATTAAAACAAAACtgttgcagatacaaaaaaagtCACAGAGACCTTTTatattagaaatttaatttgctacaacttttatcCTATGCGTTTTTTCACTATGAGGTACCGTTTCCGAGATATTGTGCGACATTAAGACATTCTGGGAATGTTCAGGATTTTAACTTTGACTTAAATCTTATATAtttggttattacgagtactcgtaGTTATGAGGATTTTTCTCGTcattgtcagctctcgtagtagcgaggTTCCACTGTACTGCCGTGAATGCACGAGCcaagtgtgtgtaggtgtgtttgTAAGCGATAAGAatgtagaagagagagagagggaacaaGCATGCCGAGTCGGCCCAGTCAGCAGGTGTGTTTGTGTGCGTAAGAGATTATTAGAGAGAGAGATACTGTGAGCCCAGcctgcgtgtgcgtgtgtgtgagagCAAGAGGAAGTCGCCAAGGTCAACTGGTACAGTCTGTTCACACCAGCAATACCCCTCACGTGTCTCATAGGAAAAGGTTGTATGGGTAGTTCCGGTGCAGAGTTTTCTTTGCAAATTGTGTTCCACAAGTTAAACGTGATGTATCCCTAAAACATGTCACACATCTAAATATAAGAATACATACTGATAAATGTTAGATAAACAGTATCcaggtaaataacattttaattggttgaaaaataattaatcatgttttttgaaatttttttatatatatatttttttcaaaatgctacaaagtgctatatttcactttttaaaatgctacaaaatgctaaatttcatttttaaaatgctaaattatacattttaaaatgctaattttccgggactctaataatcAGCAATGGTTAAGCATTGcaagtaaagaaataaaaaaattcagaaaaggTCAGGAGACCCAACTATTAGAAGGTGAGTAGGCTACTCTTTCATTACCAAGCAACAGCCTTAAAATGTTGTCAATGATGATTTTGTTTACCTACTTATCtcaagtttttattttgattgttttatggGGTTGTGTTTATAGACTTGCTATCAACATTTTGAAATGCCAGTCTATAAACATTTTCTAACTTTGCTATTTTAAACTTGCAAAATAGCAACTTAAacttattatgattattattgttCAGTTAACCCTATTATAAAATTATCCtattataaagttaaattattattattattattcagttaaccatataattaaattattcaattatcaaaattatttgtGTTTCCTTTTGTAATAATTAAGACATATGAAGCATGACTATAGATGAaactgcatttttatttattaatttaaagttacAGATCCACGGTATCCACAGTGTTTTCAGGGAGGCATTACGTATTTTTTTTGGCCTTTAGTGTCGCCTCTGAGGTTCAATGTTTTATTAGACTTTTGTTTCAAATCCCAGCTACTTCcaaggtaaattattatttttattttctttgttatatatataatagaCTCTAAAGGCCATAACatatggtagcagagcatggttttgATCCACGGACCTCTGGATTATGGGCCCAGCACGCTTACagggtaaattattattttcataaatatatgtataatagaCCCTAAAGCCCATAGCAATTTCTGCATGTCAAATCTAATATTGCTGTGTACCGTATTTAGAATTATGTTGTGTGTGCAGTCGTAACTGCATGCGAGAACCAGAAGAAAGTAAAAAGACACAGAAAAAAAGAAGAGACACTTGCGATGTTATCCATCATGTCTGATGCCAAAAGTCATGTAGTTTACCAACTAAGCTGTTTTCAACTTGTTGGACAGAAACAGATAATTCCCGAATGCTTTCATAAATTTACGGGGgttaagcccaccgcacacggtacaatattttctactagtttgcttactagaatgcttactggtttctgtactgtgtagtctacaagctgaaacactaggtgcgctacaagtttctgctgcacacgattctagctgccttactagttttgctAAGAGAATATTTTCctcaacaaatttttattatgataattcacattttttactacatacaaacaaggctcttctttgtatgcatttattaaaacgaagagttggtcactattccacttctttccgtccatgtttatcacgacatgcgcgcttaaaagtgtaaacaagcCCTTATGCTGTTTTCATGAGTtttgattggccactccttaaatattggaacacaccaagcaacgaaaataggatgcagtctattacgcaaaaccagtagcccagctagtacagctactagtatccagtttgaattcgagtgaagaaactagtagtagagccagtacaaCTCCTAGCTttcaatattgtaaggaatattgtaccgtgtgcggcgggctttacTCATGGAATACCTGGCACCAAAAAAATTCCTTgacatcaaaattaaattttgtgacatATATCTCTGATTTATCTGTTGCTCACAAAATCCCTTGACATTTCCAAGTTTTCCACACAAGTAGCAACCCTATTATAAAAAACTTTCTGGTATCCATATTTATGATCTGTTATCCATATTTGtggcttaaaataaaataagttcagCAAACCCTGAGTTCTTGTTTATGTAAAATGTCAAtggtttaaaattacattttaaaagtctGTCTGCAGTCAACTTGGCTTTTCCATTACATGTGACAGTAAGAACTGTATACGTGTGTTTAAAATAACTGTGTCTAGAGTTCACATGCAGCATGGCATTAACTGTGAAGCATGCTTGGTACAGCATTAATATTGCCATTTACCTTCTGTGTACtataataaatgaaatagtaAAAAGAATAGCCattcatggggactgtcaacagaagtgaaaacttaaaactttgtttttaaatgtgtaatatgacatcatttctacgccAAATCTACGTAaataatgattttggtattatatcagtacaatgtcagcatgatatcatttatccttacatcagtttttagtcacaacagatgtcaatggtatgtaaaaattacataaaaattcattacctagctatgacttaccagtgatgtcagacctaggtcatgtattcacgtggtcagtttaacttcacttactgctactacagcctgtcggtgatgcgaactcacaagattttatccatccaaaaaagagtccaacacgcacatgatacagtcgagtatatacaatgtattagtgtatatatgcatatacatgtacacaggccggtgTGCGttgccagtctggcgcaacacgtcaccagcatgtcggtgacgcgaacccataagttggCCCCTACCAAAAATTGCTCCACGCAGCTAAAGaaattttcacttcaataacAGTGTCCAAGACAAATACGGTAAATAATGGTCATTGATGTAAGTAtgcgagtatggagactattgaAGACTGAAGTTGTGTGATGCTGGGGATGGTTGGTTGTTGCAGACTGAGCGATGTGACTCCGGAGTCGGTGTTGGCTGCCCTGCTGCCGCTGTGGGCCGCCGGCGATGGCACCACCTTCCGCCAGCTCTGCCCGCCGGCGTCGACCGTGAGGGTCCGCGCTGCCAAGACATTCGCCACTCTGCTCAGTACGCACTCCTTCGCCCTGTGTCTCAGTCGCGCTCTTGCACCAGTATCCTGAACATTACATTGAAAGTCCAGACAATTGTATCTGAATACTATGTAAATCAGCTCTTGGAAAACAATCTGTTCTCATAAACTATACATGAAAGAATATGTTTACTTTATGGATTACACGCGGTTAGATGGGCGATATATCAGGGAAAGTATATGTAATTTCTCAACAGAGCATTTTACAATTAATTCTATGTTTGAAATTTTGTGACTgctgatattattttatttttgattatgatcaatagaataatattttattgatggtGTTTGTCACGTATTTGAATGTGTGTGCGGTGCATGGAGCATGTTGGTAGTGAGAGTCGGGAACAGCAGTGGTAGTAACCGTGGCTCCGCGAGCAAGTGTGTGCGGGATGAGCCGAGTGCCAGCACAACTAGAGTTCTGGGCACGGTCCTCCGAACAAGTAACAATATTCAATCCTAGGAAATGTTGGGGGTCTGCCATGTTCACAAGAGAAGATGTTCATGTAAGGTGGCACGAGCTCCACAGTCACACTGACCCTACAATTGTATTACAGAATATTAAAGAACCTAGCCGACAAAGTCGAATACCTATGTAGCAGTATTTTATAACCTAATAATTCCAATGAAATATATCTTTCAGCTTTTTTCACTTTCAAAAAATACACGTTAAAAACTACACCTTGAAACGAAACTGCCATAGGAAAGttcaatggctcttaaatgctattcataATTCGACACCTTTAATAAATGAtaagcggtttgtaaatggcgtgTTAACAGCCAGAGCTCTGCATGATGTTTGGCGATCACTCTAAGCATGAACCAGCGATAGATACATGTTGGCTGGCTCATTGGTGTAAGTGTAGGGGTTGGAACATCTTTGATATGCCATGTTGCCAAGTTGCCGCACCTCTGGTGATCCCACCTACTCCACTTCACGTCTGTATACTACTATGTAAACAACCTCAAATATGCATGTTGCATCGTAATACTGGCCCTAGttgatatttattatttgcagattattgaaagtaaaattctaaaaaatatttatttataaccacTTTAACTTAAGTATTCTTTCAGCTAAAGTAAGTTCTGAAAGTGGCATTTTCTTTT encodes:
- the LOC134537214 gene encoding uncharacterized protein LOC134537214: METTFDLRARLLHISEEQQRDEERETESSASGSSASTPADRLRQRLSRTAPSIRLETPDQPQVPFELEVLAEEMVATPRRIQTVPEAHPLADDEVRGLLAEEREPPAREGEQAGVGVARTPEPSPPRVEAPPPRHARLSDVTPESVLAALLPLWAAGDGTTFRQLCPPASTVRVRAAKTFATLLNLSAKKQLWLEQENGRHYGEIFIHQTTARSQA